In Nematostella vectensis chromosome 11, jaNemVect1.1, whole genome shotgun sequence, a genomic segment contains:
- the LOC116616975 gene encoding meiotic recombination protein REC114 — protein sequence MTTCKSWLLERYAKCVENSTTTTGNKATKWLHLPVGSYTKLQVSLVDTNRLVISSNSSSAETQNSQIHENLSLIEASKWLRVAAKGDCAVFLYRVKTETRRFRIRFAKAGTTSSVELCKDFVTSVTPYFPVREIPDNDTQVPMEDSQAFACSQTSSGDAVDETGSSDESMTVSEMARKVTSGARDLPRAYESTNLPTSRLNTMLRFCLTDPNFPAFVDAVERELAEIMR from the exons ATGACAACATGCAAATCTTGGCTCCTTGAACGTTATGCGAAATGTGTAGAaaattcaacaacaacaacgggAAACAAGGCTACCAAATGGCTG CATCTGCCTGTCGGTAGTTATACTAAACTCCAAGTATCACTGGTGGATACCAATAGACTGGTAATTTCGTCAAATTCATCAAGTGCAGAGACACAGAATTCGCAAATTCAT GAAAATTTATCCTTGATTGAGGCTTCTAAGTGGCTACGCGTAGCTGCTAAAGGCGACTGTGCAGTTTTTCTATACAGAGTTAAG ACAGAGACGCGGCGGTTCCGTATCAGGTTTGCAAAAGCTGGCACTACCTCCTCTGTGGAGTTATGCAAGGACTTTGTCACTAGCGTGACACCATATTTCCCTGTACGAGAGATACCTGACAATGACACACAGGTTCCCATGGAAGACTCTCAAGCATTTGCCTGTTCTCAGACCTCCTCTGGCGACGCGGTTGATGAGACTGGCTCTAGTGATGAGAGTATGACAGTGTCTGAGATGGCTAGAAAG gtaACATCTGGTGCGCGTGATCTGCCACGAGCGTACGAATCTACCAACCTACCCACGTCACGCTTGAACACGATGCTGCGTTTTTGTCTGACGGATCCGAACTTTCCAGCTTTCGTGGACGCAGTCGAGAGAGAGCTAGCAGAAATCATGAGATAA
- the LOC5498252 gene encoding lactose-binding lectin l-2 produces MFSRVDAAVCFFVFMVVPFDFSLSMYFKGFRHKFLEGPMISEFSVQSDFECFQKCLRDSHCSSVNIKTITEESSLCRLIGNVSKSNCKHGLEYTHYKKLSLAQCPLGWHHHANNCYVIKFENVTWQVAKKRCHSMDSAMVSISSVKENAFVRGLFYSDTIWLGLEDFSSGSWRWEDGSPASFTYWQASAPSGQLGQDCVKMSYQRGKWNDCQCDLLLPYVCKMPENAITPFC; encoded by the exons ATGTTCAGCCGCGTGGATGCAGCAGTTTGTTTTTTCGTTTTTATGGTCGTACCATTCGACTTTTCTTTATCGAtgtattttaaaggttttcgGCACAAATTTCTTGAAGGTCCAATGATTTCAGAATTTTCCGTGCAAAGTGATTTTGAGTGTTTTCAGAAATGTTTGAGGGACAGCCACTGTTCTTCCGTGAATATCAAGACGATTACTGAGGAATCAAGTCTATGTCGGCTAATCGGCAATGTATCGAAGAGCAATTGCAAGCACGGTTTGGAGTATACACACTACAAAAAACTG AGCCTCGCCCAATGCCCTCTCGGTTGGCACCACCATGCCAACAACTGTTATGTGATCAAGTTTGAAAACGTCACGTGGCAAGTTGCTAAGAAACGATGTCATTCAATGGACTCTGCGATGGTGTCAATCTCCAGTGTTAAAGAAAATGCCTTTGTTCGTGGTTTGTTCTACTCAG ACACAATATGGCTAGGACTGGAAGACTTCAGTTCTGGTAGCTGGCGATGGGAGGACGGATCGCCCGCGTCTTTCACGTACTGGCAAGCAAGCGCACCCTCTGGTCAGTTGGGTCAGGACTGCGTCAAGATGTCTTATCAGAGGGGCAAATGGAACGACTGCCAATGTGATCTGCTACTTCCTTACGTCTGCAAGATGCCAGAGAACGCGATTACACCATTCTGTTAG
- the LOC5510201 gene encoding CD209 antigen-like protein E has protein sequence MFSRMDAAVCFFVFMVVPFDFSLSTSMYFKGFRHKFLEGPIISEFSVQSDFECFQKCLRDSHCSSVNIKTITEESSLCRLIGNVSKSNCKHGLEYTHYKKLSLALCPLGWHHHANNCYVIKFENVTWQVAMQRCHSVDSAMVSISSVEENAFVRGLFYSDTIWLGLEDFSSGSWRWEDGSPASFTYWQASAPSGQLGQDCVKMSHQRGKWNDCQCDLLLPYVCKMPENAITPFC, from the exons ATGTTCAGCCGCATGGATGCAGCAGTTTGTTTTTTCGTTTTTATGGTCGTACCATTCGACTTTTCTTTATCAACTTCGAtgtattttaaaggttttcgGCACAAATTTCTCGAAGGTCCAATAATTTCAGAATTTTCCGTGCAAAGTGATTTTGAGTGTTTTCAGAAATGTTTGAGGGACAGCCACTGTTCTTCCGTGAATATCAAGACGATTACTGAGGAATCAAGTCTATGTCGGCTAATCGGCAATGTATCGAAGAGCAATTGCAAACACGGTTTGGAGTATACACACTACAAAAAACTG AGCCTCGCCCTATGCCCTCTCGGTTGGCACCACCATGCCAACAACTGTTATGTGATCAAGTTTGAGAACGTCACGTGGCAAGTTGCTATGCAACGATGTCATTCAGTGGACTCTGCGATGGTGTCAATCTCCAGTGTTGAAGAAAATGCCTTTGTTCGTGGTTTGTTCTACTCAG ACACAATATGGCTGGGACTGGAAGACTTCAGTTCTGGTAGCTGGCGTTGGGAGGACGGATCGCCCGCGTCTTTCACGTACTGGCAAGCAAGCGCACCCTCTGGTCAGTTGGGTCAGGACTGCGTCAAGATGTCTCATCAGAGGGGCAAATGGAACGACTGCCAATGTGATCTGCTACTTCCTTACGTCTGCAAGATGCCAGAGAACGCGATTACACCATTCTGTTAG
- the LOC125573895 gene encoding CD209 antigen-like protein E, with translation MDTAVCFFVFMVVPFDFSLSMYFKGFRHKFLEGPIISEFSVQSDFECFQKCLKDSHCSSVNIKTITEESSPCRLIGNVSKSNCNHGLEYTHYKKLSLALCPLGWHHHANNCYVIKFENVTWQVAMQRCHSVDSAMVSISSVEENAFVRGLFYSDTIWLGLEDFSSGSWRWEDGSPASFTYWQASAPSGQLGQDCVKMSHQRGKWNDCQCDLLLPYVCKMPENAITPFC, from the exons ATGGATACAGCAGTTTGTTTTTTCGTTTTTATGGTCGTACCATTCGACTTTTCTTTATCGAtgtattttaaaggttttcgGCACAAATTTCTCGAAGGTCCAATAATTTCAGAATTTTCCGTGCAAAGTGATTTTGAGTGTTTTCAGAAATGTTTGAAGGACAGCCACTGTTCTTCCGTGAATATCAAGACGATTACTGAGGAATCAAGTCCATGTCGGCTAATCGGCAATGTATCGAAGAGCAATTGCAACCACGGTTTGGAGTATACACACTACAAAAAACTG AGCCTCGCCCTATGCCCTCTCGGTTGGCACCACCATGCCAACAACTGTTATGTGATCAAGTTTGAGAACGTCACGTGGCAAGTTGCTATGCAACGATGTCATTCAGTGGACTCTGCGATGGTGTCAATCTCCAGTGTTGAAGAAAATGCCTTTGTTCGTGGTTTGTTCTACTCAG ACACAATATGGCTGGGACTGGAAGACTTCAGTTCTGGTAGCTGGCGATGGGAGGACGGATCGCCCGCGTCTTTCACGTACTGGCAAGCAAGCGCACCCTCTGGTCAGTTGGGTCAGGACTGCGTCAAGATGTCTCATCAGAGGGGCAAATGGAACGACTGCCAATGTGATCTGCTACTTCCTTACGTCTGCAAGATGCCAGAGAACGCGATTACACCATTCTGTTAG
- the LOC125573665 gene encoding hepatic lectin-like, which translates to MYFKGFRHKFLEGPIISEFSVQSDFECFQKCLRDSHCSSVNIKTITEESSLCRLIGNVSKSNCNHGLEYTHYKKLSLALCPLGWHHHANNCYVIKFENVTWQVAKQRCHSMDSAMVSISSVEENAFVRGLFYSDTIWLGLEDFSSGSWRWEDGSPASFTYWQASAPSGQLGQDCVKMSHQRGKWNDCQCDLLLPYVCKMPENAITPFC; encoded by the exons AtgtattttaaaggttttcgGCACAAATTTCTCGAAGGTCCAATAATTTCAGAATTTTCCGTGCAAAGTGATTTTGAGTGTTTTCAGAAATGTTTGAGGGACAGCCACTGTTCTTCCGTGAATATCAAGACGATTACTGAGGAATCAAGTCTATGTCGGCTAATCGGCAATGTATCGAAGAGCAATTGCAACCACGGTTTGGAGTATACACACTACAAAAAACTG AGCCTCGCCCTATGCCCTCTCGGTTGGCACCACCATGCCAACAACTGTTATGTGATCAAGTTTGAGAACGTCACGTGGCAAGTTGCTAAGCAAAGATGTCATTCAATGGACTCTGCGATGGTGTCAATCTCCAGTGTTGAAGAAAATGCCTTTGTTCGTGGTTTGTTCTACTCAG ACACAATATGGCTGGGACTGGAAGACTTCAGTTCTGGTAGCTGGCGATGGGAGGACGGATCGCCCGCGTCTTTCACGTACTGGCAAGCAAGCGCACCCTCTGGTCAGTTGGGTCAGGACTGCGTCAAGATGTCTCATCAGAGGGGCAAATGGAACGACTGCCAATGTGATCTGCTACTTCCTTACGTCTGCAAGATGCCAGAGAACGCGATTACACCATTCTGTTAG